Proteins encoded by one window of Collimonas fungivorans:
- a CDS encoding MFS transporter yields MEISQAETSLPVAEKAAPPAFAASGKIGRAKAVAAITIGNGLEYFEFTSYSFFAIIIGKLYFPADGDIAQLLLVTATFGIGFVARPIGGLLLGAYADRVGRKAAMTLTLQLMALGSAMIVFAPTYAQIGLAAPLLIVAARLVQGFALGGEIGASTSLLMEYADNRSRGFYGGLQAVSQNLSALLGALTGLLLTTILTTESLEGWGWRIPFAIGLLMGPLGVFIRRNLHETLDDGPPGPDKRRQGNAISKVFAHHKKEIAAGILLTMGNTAAIYITLYYIPTYATKILHMSMSAGLAAACVAAAVAALVAPLAGMLSDRAGRKKVFAAFCVLLALVIYPAFALINAHAELAVLLPAIAVLSLLTTFIAVPGLVMLPELFPRPVRVTGMSVVYCVGVSIFGGFAPFFATELMALSGSNLAPSWYVIGCALIALLSLPLIQDKAGLPLD; encoded by the coding sequence ATGGAAATAAGCCAGGCTGAGACCAGCCTTCCGGTTGCGGAAAAAGCAGCGCCGCCGGCGTTTGCGGCCAGCGGAAAGATAGGGCGCGCCAAGGCGGTTGCCGCCATCACCATCGGCAACGGCCTCGAATACTTCGAGTTCACTTCGTATAGCTTTTTCGCCATCATCATCGGCAAACTGTATTTTCCGGCGGATGGCGATATCGCCCAGCTGCTGCTGGTCACCGCCACTTTCGGCATCGGATTCGTGGCAAGGCCTATAGGCGGCCTGTTGCTGGGCGCCTACGCCGACCGCGTCGGCCGCAAGGCGGCGATGACCTTGACCTTGCAACTCATGGCGCTCGGTTCGGCGATGATCGTTTTTGCCCCGACCTATGCCCAGATCGGACTCGCCGCGCCGTTGCTGATCGTGGCGGCGCGCCTGGTCCAGGGTTTCGCGCTGGGCGGCGAGATCGGCGCTTCGACTTCCTTGCTGATGGAATATGCCGATAACCGCTCGCGCGGATTCTATGGCGGTTTGCAAGCTGTCAGCCAGAACCTGAGCGCTTTGCTGGGGGCGCTGACCGGCTTGCTCCTGACTACCATCCTGACTACTGAATCGCTGGAAGGGTGGGGCTGGCGTATTCCGTTTGCGATCGGTTTGCTGATGGGCCCGCTAGGCGTGTTCATCCGCCGCAACCTGCATGAAACGCTGGACGACGGCCCCCCCGGGCCTGACAAGCGCAGGCAAGGCAATGCGATCAGCAAGGTGTTTGCGCACCACAAAAAGGAAATTGCGGCCGGTATCTTGCTGACCATGGGCAACACGGCGGCGATCTACATCACTCTGTACTACATACCGACTTACGCTACAAAGATCCTGCACATGTCGATGTCGGCCGGATTGGCAGCCGCCTGTGTTGCAGCGGCGGTGGCCGCATTGGTGGCGCCGCTGGCCGGCATGCTGTCCGACCGGGCCGGCCGCAAGAAAGTGTTTGCGGCATTCTGCGTGCTGCTGGCGCTGGTGATTTATCCCGCGTTTGCGCTGATCAACGCGCATGCGGAGCTCGCCGTATTGCTGCCGGCTATCGCGGTCCTGTCGCTGTTGACTACCTTCATTGCGGTGCCCGGCCTGGTGATGCTGCCGGAACTGTTTCCGCGGCCGGTGCGCGTCACCGGCATGTCGGTGGTGTACTGTGTCGGCGTTTCCATCTTCGGCGGTTTTGCGCCGTTTTTCGCGACCGAACTGATGGCGCTGTCCGGCAGCAACCTGGCGCCTTCGTGGTATGTCATCGGCTGCGCCCTGATCGCACTGCTGTCGCTGCCCCTGATACAAGACAAGGCGGGCCTGCCCCTGGACTGA
- a CDS encoding formimidoylglutamate deiminase translates to MKQVIADHALLPEGWRNNVLLEWDDNGLLTRVIPDSDAVALAVTGTVLPGIANLHSHAFQRAMAGLTEFRSNPNDSFWSWRTLMYKFAGKLAPADLKAIAVQLYIEMLQAGYTSVCEFHYLHHDKDGKPYANPAENLVCLIEAAQEVGIGLTLLPVMYQYSGFGAQAPHAGQARFINSPEWIIDVLQRLQAAHPQHAGLRYGVAPHSLRAVSPQSLLQLLTLLGQWDAQAPVHIHIAEQNKEVEDCVAALSARPVAWLLENVEVDRRWCLVHATHMTTAETEKLARSGAVAGICPTTEANLGDGIFNGVAYAGADGVWGIGSDSHISTSVSEELRLYEYSQRLQHRQRNMLVGSGNDGAAVGGYLYRQALRGGAAASGRPVGGLEIGQRADLLVLDPLHADLSGKHGDQLLDSFVFCQHGQTPVRDVMVGGHWVIRDHKHGRQEQSATAYAGAMKKLLD, encoded by the coding sequence ATGAAACAAGTGATCGCCGACCATGCCCTGTTGCCTGAAGGCTGGCGCAACAATGTCCTGCTGGAGTGGGACGACAACGGCCTCCTGACCCGCGTCATCCCCGATTCCGATGCTGTCGCCCTGGCTGTTACAGGCACGGTATTGCCCGGCATCGCCAACCTGCATTCGCACGCATTCCAGCGGGCGATGGCGGGGCTGACCGAATTCCGCTCCAATCCTAACGACAGTTTCTGGAGCTGGCGCACCCTGATGTACAAGTTCGCCGGCAAGCTGGCGCCGGCCGACCTCAAGGCGATTGCGGTCCAGCTGTACATCGAGATGCTGCAGGCCGGCTACACCTCAGTCTGCGAATTCCATTACCTGCATCACGACAAGGATGGCAAGCCTTACGCCAATCCGGCCGAAAACCTGGTGTGCCTGATCGAAGCGGCGCAGGAGGTCGGCATCGGCCTGACCTTGCTGCCGGTGATGTACCAGTACAGCGGTTTCGGCGCCCAGGCGCCGCATGCCGGGCAGGCGCGTTTCATCAATTCGCCGGAATGGATCATCGATGTATTGCAACGCTTGCAGGCGGCGCATCCGCAGCATGCCGGCTTGCGTTACGGCGTTGCGCCGCATTCCTTGCGTGCGGTTTCGCCGCAATCGCTGCTGCAGCTGCTGACGCTGCTCGGCCAATGGGATGCGCAAGCGCCCGTGCATATCCACATCGCTGAACAGAACAAGGAAGTTGAAGACTGCGTCGCCGCTTTAAGCGCGCGGCCGGTGGCCTGGCTGCTGGAGAATGTCGAGGTCGACCGCCGCTGGTGCCTGGTGCACGCTACCCACATGACTACTGCCGAAACGGAAAAACTGGCGCGCAGCGGCGCGGTCGCCGGCATCTGCCCGACTACCGAAGCCAACCTGGGCGACGGCATCTTCAATGGCGTTGCCTATGCCGGCGCCGATGGCGTGTGGGGCATAGGGTCCGACAGCCACATCAGCACCAGCGTCAGCGAAGAACTGCGTTTGTATGAATACAGCCAGCGCCTGCAGCACCGCCAGCGCAACATGCTGGTCGGAAGCGGTAATGACGGCGCCGCGGTGGGCGGTTATCTGTATCGGCAAGCCCTGCGCGGCGGCGCTGCCGCCAGCGGCCGTCCGGTGGGCGGCCTGGAAATCGGGCAGCGCGCCGACTTGCTGGTGCTGGACCCGCTGCATGCGGACCTGAGCGGCAAGCACGGCGATCAGCTGCTCGACAGTTTTGTGTTTTGCCAGCACGGACAAACGCCGGTGCGCGATGTCATGGTCGGCGGCCATTGGGTCATTCGCGACCATAAGCATGGCCGGCAGGAACAGAGCGCCACTGCTTATGCTGGCGCCATGAAGAAGTTGCTGGATTAA
- the hutG gene encoding N-formylglutamate deformylase, translated as MSLPVEKFLFHRGRLPLLVSMPHAGEYIPPDIAAGMSAAALEIADTDWHMPRLYDFLQELGASVLVATHSRYVIDLNRPEDNVNLYPGQDTTGLCPLDTFHKQALYQAGKNPDEAEVQRRITQYWRPYHQQLEQELQRMRAEHGVAMLWDAHSIASVVPRFFEGRLPDLNLGTGAGSSCAPELTQQLQAIAAQAAEAGYSHAVNGRFKGGHITRHYGKPQQNIHAVQLEQAQLTYMEEQLPFAFDEQRAAQVRPTLRRFMEVMLAWAESHASD; from the coding sequence ATGAGCTTGCCTGTGGAAAAATTCCTGTTTCATCGCGGCAGATTGCCGCTGCTGGTGTCGATGCCGCATGCGGGGGAATACATCCCGCCCGATATCGCTGCCGGCATGAGCGCCGCGGCACTGGAGATTGCCGATACCGACTGGCACATGCCGCGCTTATATGATTTCCTGCAGGAGTTGGGCGCCTCGGTCCTGGTGGCGACCCATTCGCGTTACGTGATCGACCTGAACCGGCCGGAGGACAATGTCAACCTTTACCCGGGGCAGGATACGACGGGGCTGTGCCCGCTGGATACCTTTCACAAGCAAGCCTTGTATCAGGCCGGGAAAAATCCCGACGAGGCCGAAGTACAGCGCCGCATCACGCAATACTGGCGTCCTTATCACCAGCAGCTGGAGCAGGAGCTGCAGCGCATGCGCGCTGAACACGGCGTGGCGATGCTGTGGGATGCGCATTCCATCGCATCGGTGGTGCCGCGTTTCTTCGAAGGGCGTTTACCCGACCTTAACCTGGGCACCGGCGCCGGCAGCTCGTGCGCGCCGGAACTGACGCAGCAATTGCAGGCGATCGCCGCCCAGGCTGCCGAGGCGGGCTACAGCCATGCAGTGAACGGCCGTTTCAAGGGCGGCCACATTACGCGCCACTACGGCAAGCCGCAACAGAACATCCATGCAGTGCAGCTGGAACAGGCGCAACTCACCTATATGGAAGAGCAACTGCCGTTTGCTTTCGACGAACAGCGTGCGGCGCAGGTGCGGCCGACTTTGCGGCGTTTCATGGAAGTGATGCTGGCCTGGGCAGAAAGCCACGCATCGGACTGA
- a CDS encoding HutD family protein → MRRLKFEELQATPWKNGGGVTRELHGYPAGASFDAFLWRVSIADVSQSGAFSSFPGVDRVITLLEGEGMQLFSAGCEPVLLLPLQPHRFRGEEQVSARLEGGPCQDFNLMLRRGAAGGEVSVWHADQDQDQELRQGCSLLFCVQGRWDVLTENGEQTTLEPRQTLVCDERPGALALRSLQAGSIVIGVSINLL, encoded by the coding sequence ATGCGGCGGCTCAAGTTCGAGGAGCTGCAAGCCACGCCGTGGAAAAACGGCGGCGGCGTCACGCGCGAGCTGCACGGCTATCCGGCAGGCGCCTCATTCGATGCTTTTTTATGGCGAGTGAGCATTGCCGATGTCAGCCAGTCGGGCGCCTTTTCCAGTTTTCCTGGCGTTGACCGGGTGATTACCTTGCTGGAGGGCGAGGGTATGCAGCTGTTTTCGGCTGGCTGCGAACCGGTCTTGTTGCTGCCTTTGCAACCGCACCGCTTTCGCGGCGAGGAGCAGGTCAGCGCGCGGCTGGAAGGCGGCCCTTGCCAGGATTTCAACCTGATGCTGCGGCGCGGCGCGGCTGGCGGCGAAGTCAGCGTCTGGCATGCGGACCAGGACCAGGATCAAGAACTGCGGCAAGGCTGCAGCCTGCTGTTTTGCGTGCAAGGCCGCTGGGATGTGCTGACCGAGAACGGTGAACAGACAACGCTGGAGCCGCGCCAGACCTTGGTGTGCGACGAACGGCCAGGCGCGCTGGCGTTGCGTTCGCTGCAAGCCGGCAGTATCGTTATCGGTGTCAGCATCAATCTGCTATAG
- the hutI gene encoding imidazolonepropionase codes for MPQSQIEAGRLAEGIWHKARIAPAGNPDQVILDGAMVVRDGLIAWIGSEPELPAEFRQAELAYHDAGNRWITPGLIDCHTHLVYGGNRADEFAMRLAGASYEEIARSGGGIVSTVRATREASEDSLFRQSARRLEALLAEGVTTIEIKSGYGLDLQTERKMLRVARRLGESYPVTVYTTFLGAHALPTEYQGRADDYIRLVCDEMLPALHAEGLIDAVDVFCENIGFSVAQSEQVFIAAGKLGLPLKMHADQLSNIGATQLATGFKALSVDHLEHLNEADVAAMQQSGTVAVLLPGAYYFIRETKQPPLELLRRYRIPVAISTDSNPGTSPSTSLLLMLNMSCTLFRMTAAEALMGVTANAALALGKADRHGLLAAGRAADFVLWSVESLAELAYWSGLNPCSAIVRGGRFSQY; via the coding sequence ATGCCGCAGAGTCAAATTGAAGCAGGCCGGTTAGCCGAGGGCATCTGGCACAAGGCCAGGATCGCGCCCGCCGGCAACCCCGATCAAGTCATCCTCGACGGCGCCATGGTGGTGCGCGACGGCCTGATCGCCTGGATCGGCAGCGAGCCAGAGCTGCCGGCCGAGTTCAGGCAAGCGGAGCTGGCATACCACGATGCCGGCAACCGCTGGATCACGCCTGGCTTGATCGACTGCCATACCCACCTGGTGTATGGCGGCAACCGCGCCGACGAATTCGCCATGCGCCTGGCAGGCGCCAGTTATGAAGAAATCGCCAGGAGCGGCGGCGGCATTGTATCGACCGTGCGCGCTACCCGTGAAGCCAGTGAAGACAGCTTGTTCCGGCAATCAGCGCGGCGCCTGGAGGCTTTGCTGGCGGAAGGCGTCACCACGATTGAAATCAAATCCGGCTACGGCCTCGACCTGCAGACCGAACGCAAGATGCTGCGGGTGGCGCGGCGCCTGGGCGAATCTTATCCAGTCACCGTCTACACCACCTTCCTTGGCGCCCACGCCTTGCCGACGGAATACCAGGGCCGCGCCGACGACTACATCAGACTGGTGTGCGACGAGATGCTGCCGGCCTTGCATGCGGAAGGGTTGATTGACGCAGTCGACGTGTTTTGCGAGAACATCGGCTTTTCCGTGGCGCAGAGCGAACAGGTGTTCATTGCTGCCGGCAAGCTCGGGCTGCCGCTGAAGATGCACGCCGACCAGCTCTCGAATATCGGCGCGACCCAGCTGGCGACGGGCTTCAAGGCGCTGTCGGTCGATCATCTCGAACACCTGAATGAAGCGGACGTGGCGGCTATGCAGCAAAGCGGCACGGTCGCCGTGCTGCTGCCTGGCGCCTATTATTTCATCCGTGAAACCAAACAACCGCCGCTGGAACTGTTGCGGCGCTACCGGATTCCTGTCGCGATTTCCACCGACAGCAATCCGGGCACCTCGCCCAGTACTTCCTTGCTGCTGATGCTTAACATGTCTTGCACCTTGTTCCGTATGACAGCGGCGGAAGCGCTGATGGGGGTAACCGCCAACGCCGCGCTGGCGCTTGGAAAGGCGGACCGCCACGGTTTGCTGGCGGCCGGACGTGCCGCCGACTTCGTGCTCTGGTCAGTGGAATCGCTGGCGGAACTTGCCTACTGGTCGGGACTCAATCCCTGCAGCGCGATAGTGCGCGGCGGCAGATTCAGTCAGTATTGA